The following is a genomic window from Episyrphus balteatus chromosome 1, idEpiBalt1.1, whole genome shotgun sequence.
CCATGGTTTAAgatttcaagattatttttgaaaatgaattctAAAAGGTACTCACCCCTTTTGTTTATGTTGGAGCTGCCCCACACAGTGTGGTGGGCATTGGCATCACAACTGATGATGATTTGCCGGCCTGTTCTGCCACAGTAGTCTATAAGATCTTGCAGTGGTGTAAAGCTGAGGTCGGCAGAATCCCCTGCGAGATAGGCTGAGCATATGATAGCTTCTGACCTCCCCTCCGAGGTGTGCAGCTGGATGATAGCTGCAACCATGTCCTTGCTGGTGTGCTGTGGAATAGGAATGGTTTTTATAGATTTATTTATCATTATGCAAGCTCTAGGTCTACCTTCACTACTTGAATCATAAATTAGCTCACCTGATAGGCCTTTTATCTGGTCTTTCACTAAATAAGGTTCCTGGATAAAGGCTATATCGAGGTGTTCCTTGTTAAATCTGTGGCTTAGTACTGCCGAGGCAGCCTTCGCATGTTGCAGATTTATTTGGATACACCTCAATCCCATGGTTATTGTTGGTCGGGTTTACTGGCAGGGGCGCCAGCATCAGCTTTAGGTGCAGTGGAAGGGGTATCTCCAGGGGTCTCATCGGTCTGAGATAAGTCTTCAGACGTCTTAGACTTCCTGGGGTTGGTAACCTCTACCATTGACCCACTGATTACAGGAGCATCTTTGTTGGCTTCCTGTGGTTTTACAAGACCCTTAGACTCTTGTGTCCTGGTGGCTTCCTGCCTTGAACTTCCCTTGATCCTAATTTGGATCTGAGAGAAGTTCAAGAACAGTTTGCATTTGGACTTCAGTATGGAGTCCTTGGATTTATCATCGACGGAGAAAGTGACGTGATGTCCGCCGCTTTTTTCCTTGATGATCCTGAGGACTCTCCAGCCTTTAGTGTTTAAACCGGTGTTTTGTTTACCAAGCCGATTTATAAATATGTCCTTGGTGAGGTTATCATCTTCCGGGACATATGTGACGCAAACGTGTTGCTTGGGTATATCGTTGCCCTCAGTCACACGTAGTTTTGCATCCTTCCATGGCTTTATTTTACCTGCTGTGGACATGAGCCATTTCTTGGTCTCTGTGTCGTGGCAGGTAAAAGAAAGCCATCCGTCTCTGTCCGAAACGGCCACAAACTTGATTGTTGGACAGTTTTTGTCTGCTTTGTCCATCTCTTCCAGAACGCTTTTTCTCACCAGTTTGGTTTCACGCTCAGAAAGTGTTTGTAATGGGTGGAGTAAGTGCATAATCGCGACCTTACATTGGGCTGTGGCGTCCCGATAGGAGCTCCCTGATGTGCTTGGTCGCGATTGTTCGTCTGCTTTTCCACggtttcgttcagttttggcGGCACTGCTGGGTTTGTCTTTGCTAGTGCTTGGGCTCAAAATGGTCTTCTCGTGAGCACGATGCTTCTTCGAGGCTGCTCCCGCAGGGGAGTTGTCAGCCGACCGTTCCCTTTTGCCCTTATTTGTTGCCTGCACTGATACGCCTGCCTTTTTGTCCGCTAGTACTTTTGCGTATCTGGCTTTTTCTATGCGCCTAGCTTCTTCGGGCTCAATGCCGTCTCTTATCTGCGCAGCTATACGACGTCTTTGTGCCCCAGTGAAATAGTCTTTCTGCTGGGGCTTTTTGACGTGTTCGTTACCCTCAATCGTAGAGCTTGGACCTTGTGATGCCTGAGCATCTAGATTGCCCTTTGCATTGGGAACGGGCACGGCTCCTGTATATGGGGGTGGTTCGACGAAATCCACATCCATATCAGTTCCTGGTGAGCGGAGTAGAGCTTCTTCATCTGACTCCGTTATTATTTGGTCAatcaaaagatttttgtttttgtttgtgtttttttgttgtttgtttttgtttttttccattTGGGTCCCACGAGTATGGCGAGAAATATGAGGTCAACTATCTACAGAGCTCCCATGTAGACGTAAGGCTAGTTACTATGCGAGGTCGCCCGGTATCGCATAGGGACAGTACGTTCGCGATGCACATGTTTTGTTCCCTGCACCATTCAGTCCTCGGCACGTATTCCAACTACCTTGACTTGGGAATTTTCTTTGGAGGAGGGTAAGGAAAGGTAAGTAGAGTAAGGAAATAGGAAAAAGGCGGGGAAGGGGGGAGGGGAAGATGTTAGACACTGTAAAAAGCAAAAAGAAGAGACAAATAAGAGAAAATGAAATTTAGCTTTACGGGGAAGTAAACACCATGTATATGATACAGAACATAAATGGACACACATAtagattagatttttttttgttttatttatttatttttttttttttttatattttaacttttatattaCTTGTGTATTCTAttctttttaacaaagaaacataattaaattaaaaaacacaataaGAAATACATTGTCTGAAcacaaaacataaatttaaccctttcgaacccaagctatgaaaatcaatattaaaaaattttttttcagtattatcgtatcaaaaacatcacaactaagaaatatgaatagcaaaaagttattttccaaaataataaatagcaatactaatgtgttactctcatgttgcatgtaagtaacatgcactgcctatgaccaccaaaaaaagtcggacaactgagaaaataattttttatggaacaataatatattctacttcttctaagccaaaaagcaaaacactttctggattaactttttttatatctttttttcaaaattatgaccatatataaaaaaattttttttttgcaaaaaaaaagaaaaaatgtaaatttgagttcttttttcgataaaaaaaaattaaaggtatgatatttgactaaatttttgtaataattcagtaactaggcattattatctttcaattaagccatcgaaacctaaaaaaatatctaatggaatattttttacgaatttttaaaaatatgttacatgagagtaacgctgggtccgaaagggttaaaagagGAAACAATAactattatataaaataattgtttagacataaattaaatgaaaacaaaaaaaaaattaagaaagagATTAGCACAGGCACTAAGAAAAAGACAACTTCAAAGGGAGAGAGAGAAACTgaaactttttctattacatccgttattctatgaacttggtctatcgtggaatgtttatttctaaagccaaactgatgatttgggattaatcTTCTTTCTTCTGTGATTTtactaagtctcttcagaagcagtttttcaaaaacttttgccataattggtataagcgatattggtctgtaggacgtcacttctgtaggtggtttaccttgcttgggtatgacaattacttcagcaattttccaatagtgtgggacataccggtgcttaaggcatgcatttattatatattggagttttatgaaggctttcaatggcatttctttcataacctgagcagtaattaggtcgtaacctggtgatttttaatttgatagttgttgtaaacacatactttttatttcttttagtcttacaattggtatttcactttcatctatcttatcaacaaactgttaccgatccatttcccatcttgagatttcaagggcgaGTTTTGTAACTgaggtcttttcaggcgcttggctgcctTCCATAGCggaaaatcggttgaagcataagtcgttaaattctttaggaatgtactgagtgaatcatttttgaatttataaatttgttttttaagattgttgcttagacggttaaacgttgttttaccatctggaaatctagtattttgccattttcttcgagctcttcttttctctaatATCAACTCTCtaatctctaaaggatattttatttcattctgTCTTCttatagaaaatgttggagtactttcttcagcggcctgttgcacatcagcaataaattgttccacttcatattcaatttgctcgattgtatttATGGGTGATCTaagatttataaaacttaaatgcctttctctaaaatcactccaatttgttttcttatttacaagctttggattacttttttctattacttccgattcacttagtgatagaatcactggagtatgatctgatgacaggtcataattaccttcgacactaatgtgatttcgtttgattcctttagctacgaaaaagtcaataagtcaatattttgttagtatcggaaggccagtaagttggcgatctggaggaatagaattcgcaattgtattaaCGGCCTGCTTGgtaaagtcttttgccttttgttgatataagtcttgaaccccaatgggtgtgtttcgcattgaagtctccaccaacaagaaagttatgcccaagaagattaaatagatctgtatagttatcttctgtcggggagcgccttggtgggcagtatatatcttctatcttaaactctttctttttcataccaatactaatagttgttacttgcatgTTTTCATTAGTAAACTTGGTTTCTttataatgttttaagctttcttttataagaatcgccgatccacctcttgccttgtcagctggatgtggagcgtggtaacatgaatagttttctattacattatctaaACTTTGAAAATTGGAGAAATGAGTTCGGACACCAGGAAATATCgatatgttctagatctaaaaagatttttaattcggataaaTGTTGTAtaagaccgtttgcattccatgtagcgattttaagtgttctattcatcattgttttttaagagcgactttttcgcttagctgtttgatattcaaatcctgtttatcaattctttgaagaataagttgtagcatttcttttatggaagtctcttcattcttccgcacatttttaacaatctgagaataggctttattttcatcgcttttactttgaacagcttttttaggcggttcagtcttagtattgttttcagcagttaaatcggtatttactgtgtttctgggtttgtctctagcagatgtatttttgcttctaaactcttggaattttttggcaactgggcagcctctatagcttgccgggttATTACCCagcagttcacacattttgctttctgatctttgctcatcgtACAATTTTTAGTTtcatgttttccttcgcactctacacaagcaaactcgcggttgcagtatttttgggtttgaccaaaagcttggcaaacgtttgcactgcggaacaactttagattttcggagtggttcaattttaacagctatgcccaagattgatcttactttaAAAATCTCCTCGAGACTTTGTTTGCTGTcgtcgattctccagaggagtttttaattgtatcattcttaaatagattgactgcatcaGGGGTTTGGATgcctttttgtacaagatcttccactacttcctcaggagagcacgaggaatgaagacctcttgctactacttttattgaccatgtagctttgttctcataTGAGTGCCATTGTATTTGCCATTTGCATATTGTTTGCCcagttcttcagtgacagatctatactcgtcggcttcttcgactgtgactttccagttgtctttgttgtacgatgtgtatttgcaagctttattagtacatttttctattatttttctatgatctctaaaaattggaaatcctgagatcataattggtggtggtgtaattttttgctgcctttagcgtTAGATATTGATTTAACAACAGCTACCACATTATTCGCTTCTTTAGTTCCTGTaatcaaatttttgttattttcggtTTTAGAACTTTTCTGATTTCTTGAGTCTCAGGACTACgtttacgtttctttgtgatatgcttatttttctttttctcataaACCTTGAAAAATCAAagtttcgaaaacgggacattgaattttttttttgaaattttgtttttagattttgattagtgatttctacaaaatggcataccaattttattttaaaactttttttcccaaaaattatttataaaaaattagttttaaaaaaaacggctctaacgattttgaaaatttgttttctaaaaatgcatcttaatatatcaatcaaaactgcatatgTACTTGTTTTGGtgagcaatttgatttcagattttattttatttttttttaaacgaattttatttgttttatttttttttgtacctacattttccaaatttctatataaaaagtcttaaaaatttaaatataaaaagaaaaatttaaatataaaatataaaaagaacttgctctaagagcaagttctttTTAGAAGAGGtaagaagaataaaaatgaagatATTAACATTCAAcgctcttataattttttaagaataaaacccaaaaatcacccCTAAAGCTTTACTTGACTAATTACTGGAAACctttatttattaaatgatTAAAAGTACTTAAAATTAATGTCGAAAGATCAATTTACAGCGAATTGTCTaggtatattaattttatattctgaATAATTCATAATCATAAAGGTGCAATCTGTAGTCTTGTTTTATTTctagaattattttaaatttcgtgaaaatacaaataaaaacattttagaaAGTCTTACTCTTATCGGATTAAAtagactttaaataaaaaattattattttcttttaaaggcGGCTATTCTTCAGCAAACATCCCAGTATATATGTGATCTGGAGAACCAAAAAACTCAACTTCTCGCACAGAATAGTCAACTTAAACGGACACTTGGTCAACACGAATTGTCTTTGAGTGGATATGGAAGTGGTGGGAACGGCGGCGGATCTAACATCGATGATGGTTGCTgcgcaattaaaaaacgtaagcTTACTGACAATGTACTGTCACTCCAAACGATTTCTGATTCCTCTGACGAAGGTCTTGGTTCAGTTTCCCCAGAACCAACTACTCTACTACAAACTGGCACTAATACAACAAGCGTAGTGTCTTTAGGTTTGGCAAAGGCGGCCCATGGAAATGCATACATAACGCATAGCGCCAAGGAGTTACTTGACCTTAAGAAGCAATTGGAAAAGGAAAGGCGATTTCGAGCAGTAATTGAAGAGGAGCTTCGTTTGATTAAGAAGCAATTATATAACGCCAATTTTATTGCCCATGAAGTCATTGAACATACAGACAACATACAGGAAGAAAACGGTACAATTTCTTACGTAGCACTTAACGACAAAAATGAACCATCCGAGGTTGTAGTATGTTCGTCTATTGACGACGTAAACGATGATTGCGCTGAAGTCATAAGTGATGAAAATATCCACGAAGAAATAATTGTAGCCCAAGAAGACGAGGTTAAATACGACACTTCTGCCTTGCAACCAATATTGCAAGCGGCAATCAAAGCCCAACCAAAAGTCGAAGTTGAACGAATAAATGAAACTGTCATGAAAGTAAACACAGAAAGAGATCTGCAAAAAAAAGGAGGAGGAAATTCAATTGGCTTGACACGATCACGACAAAACCTAGAGACGATCGTTGAAGCAATTAGACACCTTGAGGGTGATCATCTATTTGGGGAAAGCGGTGCGCAACATAAAAAAGCACAAAAATCACAAGAATCTCCTTTAGCATTGACTACTAAGCAATTAGTATCTACTGTTGTTCAGCCACAtcatcaacagcaacagcagcGCAAAACAATAGCCGAGTTGAGTCCGTTCCTACAGATAAAGAATCCGAAAATTGGAGCAACTAACATCGTGACAATTGTAAGAGGGAGATCAATTTCATTAACTCCCAACCCTGGAGATAATACTCTATCGATATCATCCTTGGCAAGTCCATCCACTCACGTCATTAGTACAGCAAATAACATGTCTTCTAGTAGTAATATCAGCAACAGTAATTCTAACAGTACGAGCGGCATTATCCCAGCGAATAGTGCTGCAATACCCACGGCAATAGTAAAAGTACAACCCACTTTGTCAGCAGCGACATCGTCCATACCCATTGCTACACCTCCATCACATATCACAATAACAACTGCATCACTTAAACAATGTCGACCGGGTGTCATAGTTGCAAAGCAAATATCTTGATTGCATTGCAGTAGTAGAAGTCATATGAAAAACAACAGCATGATGAGTTCCACCACCAATAAAAAAGATACTAGAAGTAAAGCTGGCGTTAGCAATAATATtagtaatataaataaatataataaaaaaaattttagaaataatatatCAAGcaaaatcaataataataaagtcAATGATGTGAAAATTTCACATGGAAACAATAAAAATGCCAACGgtacacataattttaaaatttttaataatacttATGATACTACTTATTTGCAAAATAAGAAATATCAACTAGTTGACGGAGAGGGTGAACATTTCAGTGGAAAATGCGGAACCAATCTAATCAAGCTTATCCCTTCTGAGGCAATAAGTATTATATCTTCAAATactaataattataattttacttGGTCAAACAGCAAATGTAATAACTTAGCTTCCTTAAGATCGTCCTTCATTTCAAACTCGTCTAAATTTAACTTACAAGAACATCAGTATATACAATTCAATACCAAtaataaatcgaaaaaatcaCATCAATTACCAATTGCATTAAAACTTTGAAGATTcagacaaaataaataaaaattaatttaacaacattaaaaataacaaaaaaaaaggtgtatgcattgaaggttttttttacgtattttaaaaatattatatttattttgagaattgtaaaataaatgaatctttaaggcaaaaaaatcaCATATAAaaggtatacaaaaattaaataaagttttaacaaatttgttttttttgttgagaagtACAAACTaagttttattgttgttgttttagtttttctttttccttACTTGGATGGAAATAATCAAGATACTTGATGCCGTGAATTAAGTTAGTGTGAATTAAAGCAGAATTTCATTTTACTTATTTCCAAAACctgaagtaaaataaataatagtGCTGAACAGCAATATTAGACCAAGATCCCAGAGCCCCCAGACGTTACTTATGCTATCAGAAATAAAATGCATAGAATAACTTAGTAAGTGTGAGTACAAGCTATGAGTGCATGCAAACTCGTATCTACTAGCTTGGGCCACCGACGAACGGCTAGCTTACAAGTAACAGGTAAATGTAGGTAAAATTAGTACTTATCTTCCCTAAATTCTCTTTGctgatttttatttatgttttagaaaatgttaataaacttaaaatttaatactgCCAGACTCATTTCGGCGACGGCGCTGCTATTTTGACAGTAATGTAACTTTACTTATAATCTCACTCTtgatttttatacatgatactcAGCAAGCAAATGGAAAGAGGTGTTATGggaagctttttttcaaagaggGACCTAGCCCTATCAGGAATTTAGTCCGATAATCCTTTCACCCGTAATACTTTTGTTTCCCCGGATCTTGAAAGCTATCAGGAGTTTCGCCCAAATAATGGGGGCAATCCTGAATAAAAATTTCCCTGGAAATGTTTCCATGTTTTAAACATGGAAACGAAAATGATCATGAAAAatttccctcggaatttattgatattagtgaggcggcttagcattaaaaaacagctcaatcgtgcattttttgataaaagcaaattggtagtactcaataaaagagttattttgagaaatTGGGCCACCTTGTGTTCCaaccggaagggtagatacaagagtttttccatagaggaaggaatacctagagaaccGACTTCGGGGGGTATTTCTCTTcgaccctacaagctgcaataagagaaaaaactccacagtgcttatatgttgTAGTTtccccgtgcattttaaattgcACTAACACATTCAACTGTTGAGTTTTGCTCAGTGCGCAATTgggttgaacaaaaaaatcgtttaattcaaaaattgagaaataaaatttaattttcagaaaaaattctttaaaaatatattaaatattactttttgttGCTTTTAGCATAAATATTCAACAATATTTATGAATTTAATTGttaaaaactatataaatttaaaaaaagtataagcGCACCCCAATCCTACCATGAAAAATATGAACAGAGCCTAATTTAAACCACAGAAAAATAGCTCAAAGGTGAGTATTTTGACAGctgaaattgattaaaataaaaaaagtacttttactCAAGTACTCAACGTTGAGTTtgtgaaataaattaatattttacacATATAAGcaaaaattcataaacaaaATGGAATTAGTCGAGAAAAAATCCTGTTTTttctctttgaacaaaaaaagcgAGCCAGCGAGGATATTGTCGTGGACAATAAATTATGGCACCTTTCTGCGTCAACTACATCTTGGATCAATACACTCCTGGATAATATTGATGGTTAGTTTGGTTCGTTCTTCTACTTTTCTCTTTTTTCATGTCTCTTCCTAAAAGATATTCATGACTTGAAGCCGATGATGATGTCTTGGAAGCCTGCTGTAGAGATAACCACTCAAATACAACGGCGAGACTAGCATTACTTGCATGTTCTCTGCACATTCTGCCGTAAATCCTTTAAAGATTCTACAAAAGTGGAAGTGGTGGAAGTCCTTCATTCAAGATCCTTTGGCTACGAAATACAAATGAACTGATAAAGATATTTGGGAACTACAAGTAGGTTTACTGCGACCAGAAGTCCATGAATGGCTTTGTTTTGTGCCGAATGGGCACCCAAAGAAATGTTGGAGAATTTATTTACACGCTATTTATTTACTTGGCTCAAAATCAGTCCGAGGAATAAGCGTCGAGTGAGCTAAATGAAAAACTACTATTATGGCAAGAATTTTCTCGTCAGAGTCGCATCGAAATCGAACTCGCTGAGCATATTTAATGACTTGGCTGCGAAATGAGAATAATATGAACACCCGAACATTAATGAAGTAACAACGACGAGTGGTCCTTGCTCCATCCCGAAATTGCCATCGTACACTTCGTTGTTGCTCATTTCCAAGGAACCGTAGTCTATTTGATAGACAGCGATCACAGGATATGGTATGCCGGCTGGTTCTAGCAAATTGACACAGATAATCCGAGAAAAGCATGAAGCAATTGGTATCTAATGTCGGCACTCTGCTCTACCACTTCAAGAGAATTATACCCTGTATAATATaggactctcagaatttggtaacttgttttcagcagttaaatcggtatttactgtgtttctgggtttgtctctagcagatgtatttttgcttctaaactcttggaattttttggcaactgggcagcctctatagcttgccgggttATTACCCagcagttcacacattttgctttctgatctttgctcatcgtACAATTTTTAGTTtcatgttttccttcgcactctacacaagcaaactcgcggttgcagtatttttgggtttgaccaaaagcttggcaaacgtttgcactgcggaacaactttagattttcggagtggttcaattttaacagctatgcccaagattgatcttactttaAAAATCTCCTCGAGACTTTGTTTGCTGTcgtcgattctccagaggagtttttaattgtatcattcttaaatagattgactgcatcaGGGGTTTGGATgcctttttgtacaagatcttccactacttcctcaggagagcacgaggaatgaagacctcttgctactacttttattgaccatgtagctttgttctcataTGAGTGCCATTGTATTTGCCATTTGCATATTGTTTGCCcagttcttcagtgacagatctatactcgtcggcttcttcgactgtgactttccagttgtctttgttgtacgatgtgtatttgcaagctttattagtacatttttctattatttttctatgatctctaaaaattggaaatcctgagatcataattggtggtggtgtaattttttgctgcctttagcgtTAGATATTGATTTAACAACAGCTACCACATTATTCGCTTCTTTAGTTCCTGTaatcaaatttttgttattttcggtTTTAGAACTTTTCTGATTTCTTGAGTCTCAGGACTACgtttacgtttctttgtgatatgcttatttttctttttctcataaACCTTGAAAAATCAAagtttcgaaaacgggacattgaattttttttttgaaattttgtttttagattttgattagtgatttctacaaaatggcataccaattttattttaaaactttttttcccaaaaattatttataaaaaattagttttaaaaaaaacggctctaacgattttgaaaatttgttttctaaaaatgcatcttaatatatcaatcaaaactgcatatgTACTTGTTTTGGtgagcaatttgatttcagattttattttatttttttttaaacgaattttatttgttttatttttttttgtacctacattttccaaatttctatataaaaagtcttaaaaatttaaatataaaaagaaaaatttaaatataaaatataaaaagaacttgctctaagagcaagttctttTTAGAAGAGGtaagaagaataaaaatgaagatATTAACATTCAAcgctcttataattttttaagaataaaacccaaaaatcacccCTAAAGCTTTACTTGACTAATTACTGGAAACctttatttattaaatgatTAAAAGTACTTAAAATTAATGTCGAAAGATCAATTTACAGCGAATTGTCTaggtatattaattttatattctgaATAATTCATAATCATAAAGGTG
Proteins encoded in this region:
- the LOC129907747 gene encoding uncharacterized protein LOC129907747 — protein: MSSVVIKSEEIIVDTNEYNSDDLDEDLNLTFEDTGGELYQQRINCTQSLHQKSDPLHGLASSTVVSSQPHRNDMNVSSVTEQNVGGGKNSVSKNILESEKRIRREIANSNERRRMQSINAGFQNLRALLPRHEGEKLSKAAILQQTSQYICDLENQKTQLLAQNSQLKRTLGQHELSLSGYGSGGNGGGSNIDDGCCAIKKRKLTDNVLSLQTISDSSDEGLGSVSPEPTTLLQTGTNTTSVVSLGLAKAAHGNAYITHSAKELLDLKKQLEKERRFRAVIEEELRLIKKQLYNANFIAHEVIEHTDNIQEENGTISYVALNDKNEPSEVVVCSSIDDVNDDCAEVISDENIHEEIIVAQEDEVKYDTSALQPILQAAIKAQPKVEVERINETVMKVNTERDLQKKGGGNSIGLTRSRQNLETIVEAIRHLEGDHLFGESGAQHKKAQKSQESPLALTTKQLVSTVVQPHHQQQQQRKTIAELSPFLQIKNPKIGATNIVTIVRGRSISLTPNPGDNTLSISSLASPSTHVISTANNMSSSSNISNSNSNSTSGIIPANSAAIPTAIVKVQPTLSAATSSIPIATPPSHITITTASLKQCRPGVIVAKQIS